One segment of Streptomyces sp. YIM 121038 DNA contains the following:
- a CDS encoding aldehyde dehydrogenase produces MTELVEHGQLFIGGELTRPLGKDVIEVVSPHTGEVFARVPHAATADVDRAVALAREAFDEGPWPRMGLDERIEVVTKIKDGLAARHEELARVISSENGTPITASVLVQALAAMMVWDAAITTAREFTYEEARAGVLGGILVRREPVGVVAAVVPWNVPQFTAAAKLAPALLAGCPVILKTSPETPLDAYVLAEIVAEAGLPEGVLSIVSAGREVSEYLVGHPGVDKVSFTGSVAAGKRVMEVCSRHLTRVTLELGGKSAAVVLPDADAASAVAGIAPYAWMINGQACVAQTRILVPRSRAGEFAEAFAAAASALKVGDPMDPATELGPLVAERQQRRSLDYIRIGQEEGAKILAGGGRPAGFDRGWYVEPTLLGGVDNSMRVAREEIFGPVICLIEYGDEEEAVRIANDSEYGLSGSVWTADVERGLDVARRVRTGTYAVNTFSLDMAGPFGGYKNSGLGREFGPEGYGEYFEHKMIHLPAGYAPEGAGA; encoded by the coding sequence ATGACGGAACTCGTGGAGCACGGACAGCTGTTCATCGGCGGGGAGTTGACCCGGCCGCTCGGCAAGGACGTCATCGAGGTCGTCTCGCCGCACACCGGTGAGGTCTTCGCACGGGTGCCGCACGCCGCGACGGCCGACGTCGACCGGGCCGTCGCCCTCGCCCGCGAGGCCTTCGACGAAGGGCCCTGGCCGCGCATGGGCCTCGACGAGCGGATCGAGGTCGTCACGAAGATCAAGGACGGCCTGGCCGCGCGGCACGAGGAGCTCGCCCGGGTCATCAGCTCCGAGAACGGCACCCCGATCACCGCGTCCGTCCTGGTCCAGGCCCTGGCCGCGATGATGGTCTGGGACGCGGCGATCACCACGGCGCGGGAGTTCACCTACGAGGAGGCGCGCGCGGGCGTGCTCGGCGGGATCCTGGTGCGGCGCGAGCCCGTGGGCGTGGTGGCGGCCGTCGTGCCGTGGAACGTCCCGCAGTTCACCGCCGCGGCCAAGCTCGCGCCCGCGCTGCTCGCCGGGTGCCCGGTGATCCTCAAGACCTCCCCGGAGACCCCGCTCGACGCGTACGTCCTCGCGGAGATCGTCGCCGAGGCGGGCCTGCCGGAGGGCGTGCTCTCCATCGTCTCCGCGGGCCGGGAGGTCAGCGAGTACCTCGTCGGGCACCCCGGCGTCGACAAGGTGTCCTTCACCGGGTCCGTGGCCGCGGGCAAGCGCGTCATGGAGGTCTGCTCCCGCCATCTCACGCGCGTCACCCTGGAGTTGGGCGGCAAGTCGGCCGCCGTCGTCCTGCCGGACGCCGACGCGGCGAGCGCGGTGGCGGGCATCGCGCCCTACGCGTGGATGATCAACGGCCAGGCGTGCGTGGCACAGACCCGCATCCTCGTGCCGCGCTCCCGCGCGGGCGAGTTCGCCGAGGCCTTCGCCGCCGCCGCGTCGGCGCTCAAGGTCGGCGACCCGATGGACCCGGCGACCGAACTGGGGCCGCTGGTCGCCGAGCGGCAGCAGCGGCGCTCGCTCGACTACATCCGCATCGGCCAGGAGGAGGGCGCCAAGATCCTCGCGGGCGGCGGCCGCCCCGCCGGGTTCGACCGCGGCTGGTACGTCGAGCCGACGCTGCTCGGCGGCGTCGACAACTCCATGCGGGTCGCCCGCGAGGAGATCTTCGGGCCCGTCATCTGCCTCATCGAGTACGGCGACGAGGAGGAGGCCGTGCGGATCGCCAACGACTCCGAGTACGGCCTCAGCGGCAGCGTGTGGACCGCCGACGTCGAGCGCGGCCTGGACGTCGCCCGCCGGGTGCGCACCGGCACGTACGCGGTGAACACCTTCAGCCTGGACATGGCGGGCCCCTTCGGCGGCTACAAGAACTCCGGCCTCGGCCGGGAGTTCGGGCCCGAGGGATACGGCGAGTACTTCGAGCACAAGATGATCCATCTGCCCGCCGGGTACGCGCCCGAGGGGGCCGGGGCCTGA
- a CDS encoding SAM-dependent methyltransferase, producing MDESQPLDPLAKTALWTASMRAREHRRADRLFSDPLAETFAGDEGPRIMSQFEGHVQSGVEDPALAVRTRFLDDQLLKLDADGVGQFVFVAVGMDSRAFRLEWSSGVLIYELDRPALLSFKDDLVRALRAPATAARVPLGVDLLTDWTCPLLEAGFDPRQPTCWLVEGLLYFLHPHERDVLLHRLTDLSAAGSRLLADYVGQTSLDSPGMAAWRARMAEQGHPWKSGSDRPEEVFAPLGWKIQVSAYGDPDANYGRWSEAAVAPGMPGTRGRYLVIADKQ from the coding sequence ATGGATGAATCCCAGCCACTGGACCCCCTTGCCAAGACCGCCTTGTGGACGGCTTCGATGAGGGCGCGCGAGCACCGGCGTGCGGACCGGTTGTTCTCCGACCCGCTGGCGGAGACGTTCGCCGGTGATGAGGGGCCGAGGATCATGTCGCAGTTCGAGGGGCATGTGCAGTCCGGGGTGGAGGACCCGGCGCTCGCGGTGCGGACCCGCTTCTTGGACGATCAGTTACTGAAGCTCGATGCCGATGGAGTAGGGCAGTTCGTCTTTGTCGCCGTTGGTATGGACTCGCGTGCCTTCCGCCTGGAGTGGTCCTCGGGCGTGCTGATCTATGAACTCGACCGTCCCGCTCTGCTCAGCTTCAAGGACGACCTCGTACGCGCCCTCCGAGCGCCGGCCACGGCGGCCCGCGTCCCCCTTGGAGTAGACCTGCTGACGGACTGGACGTGCCCACTTCTTGAGGCTGGCTTCGATCCTCGGCAGCCCACGTGCTGGCTGGTTGAGGGCTTGCTGTACTTCCTCCATCCGCACGAGCGCGACGTGCTGCTGCACAGGCTCACGGACTTGTCGGCCGCCGGGAGTCGACTCCTTGCGGACTACGTCGGTCAGACATCCCTGGACAGTCCTGGCATGGCCGCCTGGCGCGCGCGCATGGCTGAGCAGGGGCATCCGTGGAAGTCGGGCAGTGACCGGCCTGAGGAGGTCTTCGCCCCCCTTGGCTGGAAGATCCAGGTCTCCGCGTATGGCGATCCGGACGCGAACTACGGCCGCTGGTCGGAAGCGGCCGTCGCGCCCGGGATGCCCGGGACACGCGGCCGGTATCTCGTGATCGCCGACAAGCAGTGA
- a CDS encoding 2OG-Fe(II) oxygenase, whose translation MTGDHRILTLTGLAKGCLEPLLAGGVLAVRVPGFTDPAEAHRMAHRLVAHPSLSAYRNTPELVRVGESHYETHDVDGSKNVRALAEYLRNADTLMEEIRVCCALSLSPLDVLWRDLDAFYGLERARIDNQPMFAGVCRIFPEGSELLPHNDRLSRDAPGLPLGRELDAQLAANIYLQVPERGGELQLWDLRPDEAQLAAWSASCSEYGTDRALVPPPSCALPVTAGDLVLIDATKLHAVSRQEQGSRIGLSCFLGLRHGRPIVCWS comes from the coding sequence ATGACCGGTGACCACCGGATACTGACGCTCACCGGGTTAGCCAAGGGCTGCCTGGAACCATTGCTGGCCGGAGGAGTCCTGGCCGTCCGCGTACCCGGCTTCACGGACCCGGCGGAGGCTCACCGCATGGCCCACCGTCTCGTGGCCCACCCCAGCTTGTCCGCCTATCGCAACACTCCCGAACTGGTCCGCGTCGGCGAAAGCCATTACGAAACTCATGACGTGGACGGCAGCAAGAACGTCCGTGCGCTCGCAGAGTATTTACGGAACGCGGACACGCTCATGGAAGAGATTCGAGTCTGCTGCGCGCTGTCCCTCTCTCCGCTGGACGTGCTGTGGCGGGACCTCGACGCTTTCTACGGCCTGGAGCGCGCCCGCATCGACAACCAGCCGATGTTTGCCGGGGTGTGCCGCATCTTCCCCGAGGGTAGCGAGCTCCTCCCGCACAATGACCGGCTCAGCCGTGACGCCCCCGGGCTGCCCCTCGGTCGTGAACTGGACGCGCAACTCGCGGCAAACATCTATCTACAGGTGCCCGAACGGGGTGGCGAACTGCAGTTGTGGGACCTCCGGCCGGATGAGGCACAGCTGGCCGCGTGGAGCGCGTCCTGCAGCGAGTACGGGACCGACCGGGCTCTTGTGCCACCGCCTTCGTGTGCCCTCCCTGTCACCGCTGGTGACCTGGTACTGATCGACGCCACGAAGCTGCACGCCGTGTCCCGACAGGAGCAAGGTTCCCGAATTGGCCTGTCCTGCTTTCTCGGCCTTCGTCACGGCCGCCCCATCGTCTGCTGGAGTTGA
- a CDS encoding carbamoyltransferase C-terminal domain-containing protein: protein MRILSVKPGHDGTVALVEDGLLVFSHESEKDSFPRYTDLTPSSLLNAAERLDGPPDVVCLSGWVKGFHSIDPPLGAGYFGFDEGGILTGESRFFGSPVRTFSSTHERSHLLSAYGMSELEPGQPCYALVWEGNIGSFYAFTPDVQVRRLSTVLEDPGNKYQHIFALADPSTSQEHGGFRFSNAGKLMALTGFARSSSVSQAERDLIEYILDQPSILLTAPKEKLVWSPFYDIGVESQEFKDLAAKHSQAIFDRFLTVAERELTEGLPLLIAGGCGLNCDWNQQWRDCGLFPEVFVPPCPNDAGSAIGTAVDAQRHFTGQAKITWDVYSGPDFVYDQSPEQIAEHFTDEPLDLSRVVSLLARGQVLAWVQGRCEIGPRALGHRSLLAAPFEDQMRETLNQIKHREGYRPIAPVCLEEDVGEHFDWNGPSPHMLYFQKVRNPSLRAVTHVDGTARAQTVSSAQNPQLHSLLRAFKQVAGAGVLCNTSLNLPGRGFINRTTDLIKHVLDRGIDGFVLADRLHLARTPTADAAQGRRP from the coding sequence GTGCGCATCCTGTCAGTCAAGCCTGGGCATGACGGGACCGTCGCCCTCGTCGAGGACGGGCTCCTCGTCTTCTCACACGAGAGCGAGAAGGACTCCTTCCCCCGGTACACCGATCTCACCCCATCGTCCTTGCTGAATGCCGCCGAGCGGTTGGACGGACCGCCCGACGTGGTGTGTCTCAGTGGGTGGGTGAAGGGATTCCACTCCATCGACCCTCCCCTGGGTGCGGGGTACTTCGGGTTCGACGAAGGCGGCATCCTCACGGGTGAGAGCCGCTTCTTCGGTAGTCCCGTCCGTACCTTCAGCTCCACTCATGAGCGGTCCCATCTGCTGAGCGCATACGGGATGTCGGAGTTGGAGCCGGGGCAGCCCTGCTACGCGCTGGTCTGGGAAGGCAACATCGGGTCGTTCTACGCCTTCACACCGGACGTCCAGGTCAGGCGCCTGTCCACTGTGCTGGAGGACCCAGGCAACAAGTACCAGCACATTTTCGCCCTTGCGGATCCTTCCACCTCACAGGAGCACGGAGGATTCCGCTTCTCCAATGCCGGGAAGCTCATGGCGCTGACCGGCTTCGCCCGCAGCTCCAGTGTGTCGCAGGCCGAGCGAGATCTGATCGAATACATCCTTGACCAGCCCTCGATCCTACTCACTGCCCCGAAGGAGAAACTGGTCTGGTCGCCCTTCTACGACATAGGAGTGGAGAGCCAAGAGTTCAAGGATCTCGCCGCGAAGCACTCCCAGGCCATTTTCGACCGTTTCCTCACTGTAGCTGAGCGGGAGCTCACAGAGGGCCTACCGCTTCTCATCGCCGGTGGTTGCGGCCTGAACTGTGACTGGAACCAACAGTGGCGCGACTGCGGCCTCTTCCCCGAAGTCTTCGTGCCACCGTGCCCGAACGACGCCGGCTCCGCTATCGGCACCGCGGTCGATGCACAGCGTCACTTCACCGGCCAGGCGAAGATCACTTGGGACGTCTACAGCGGGCCGGACTTCGTCTACGACCAGAGCCCGGAACAGATCGCAGAGCACTTCACGGACGAGCCCTTGGACCTGTCCCGGGTCGTCAGTCTACTGGCCCGAGGCCAGGTCCTCGCCTGGGTCCAGGGGCGGTGCGAGATCGGGCCGCGCGCGCTCGGGCATCGGTCGCTCCTGGCCGCTCCGTTCGAGGACCAGATGCGTGAAACGCTCAACCAGATCAAGCACCGGGAGGGCTATCGACCCATTGCCCCAGTGTGCTTGGAAGAGGACGTGGGCGAGCACTTCGACTGGAATGGGCCCAGCCCTCACATGCTCTACTTTCAGAAGGTCCGTAACCCGTCCCTGCGCGCGGTCACCCATGTTGACGGCACGGCTCGGGCCCAGACTGTCAGCTCCGCACAGAATCCCCAGCTGCACAGCCTGCTACGAGCTTTCAAGCAGGTGGCCGGAGCGGGCGTGCTCTGCAACACGTCGCTCAACCTCCCGGGCCGGGGCTTCATCAATAGGACCACTGACCTGATCAAGCATGTCCTTGACCGTGGCATCGACGGCTTTGTCCTGGCCGATCGGCTTCACCTCGCCCGCACGCCGACCGCCGATGCAGCGCAGGGGAGGCGGCCATGA
- a CDS encoding ferredoxin, which yields MGDRWHVEVDRSVCIGSGMCVNLAPDGFALDPARQSHPRRAETDASEQLLAAAEGCPVEAITITLLGSGEVVFPPEE from the coding sequence ATGGGCGACCGCTGGCACGTCGAGGTCGACCGGTCGGTGTGCATCGGCTCCGGGATGTGCGTGAACCTCGCGCCGGACGGCTTCGCCCTGGACCCCGCCCGTCAGTCGCACCCCCGGCGGGCGGAGACGGACGCCTCCGAGCAGCTCCTGGCGGCCGCCGAGGGCTGCCCGGTCGAGGCCATCACGATCACCCTGCTCGGCAGCGGCGAGGTGGTGTTCCCGCCGGAGGAGTAG
- a CDS encoding TetR family transcriptional regulator — translation MTADAKTAGARATVSPPLTERQEARRRRILHASAQLASRGGFDAVQMREVAEAAGVALGTLYRYFPSKVHLLVATMQDQLQHMHATLRKRPPAGETPAERVAETLMRAFRALQREPHLADAMVRALTFADRSVSPEVDTVSRLTTAIVLDAMGLDGQPTAAQLSAVRVIEHTWHSALITWLSGRASIAQVKIDIEMVCRLIDLTAPDAA, via the coding sequence ATGACAGCTGACGCGAAGACGGCCGGGGCGCGGGCGACGGTGTCACCCCCGCTCACCGAGCGCCAGGAGGCGCGCCGCCGCCGCATCCTGCACGCCAGTGCCCAACTGGCCAGCCGGGGCGGCTTCGACGCGGTCCAGATGCGCGAGGTCGCGGAGGCCGCCGGGGTCGCGCTCGGCACGCTCTACCGCTACTTCCCCTCGAAGGTGCACCTGCTCGTCGCGACGATGCAGGACCAGCTCCAGCACATGCACGCCACGCTGCGCAAGCGGCCGCCCGCCGGGGAGACGCCCGCCGAGCGGGTCGCGGAGACCCTGATGCGGGCCTTTCGCGCGCTGCAGCGCGAGCCGCACCTCGCCGACGCCATGGTGCGCGCCCTGACCTTCGCCGACCGCTCCGTGAGCCCCGAGGTGGACACGGTCTCGCGGCTCACGACGGCGATCGTCCTGGACGCCATGGGCCTGGACGGGCAGCCGACGGCGGCGCAGCTCTCCGCGGTGCGGGTGATCGAGCACACCTGGCACTCGGCGCTGATCACCTGGCTCTCCGGCCGGGCCTCGATCGCCCAGGTGAAGATCGACATCGAGATGGTGTGCCGGCTGATCGACCTGACCGCGCCGGACGCGGCCTAG
- a CDS encoding YciI family protein: protein MQFMLLAYDHGTVEGGLDRRLAAREAHIALGDKLVAEGHMLFGTAILDENDRMIGSMLILDYPSRAELDAWLKIEPYVVQDVWKTIEVKPVRVGPSFVGLHK from the coding sequence ATGCAGTTCATGCTCCTCGCCTACGATCACGGCACGGTCGAAGGCGGCCTGGACCGTCGCCTGGCCGCACGTGAAGCGCACATCGCTCTGGGCGACAAGCTGGTAGCCGAAGGCCATATGCTTTTCGGCACCGCCATCCTCGACGAGAACGACCGGATGATCGGGTCCATGCTGATCCTGGACTACCCGTCGAGGGCCGAGCTGGACGCATGGCTCAAGATCGAGCCATACGTCGTGCAGGACGTGTGGAAGACCATCGAGGTGAAGCCGGTGCGCGTAGGCCCATCCTTTGTCGGGCTCCACAAGTAG
- a CDS encoding pentapeptide repeat-containing protein, translating to MSSHRGPLSPIAIGALIMAAGLIGIVVGHVSAKGWTWSGLVSDVGSSVGAELIAVAVTVLMIDRLAERRESVRLRQQLVREASSTDHGLALRAILELDVRGMLAEGALVDARLQDANLHDIVLEGRDLHGADLVGANLRKANLSRANVTDCDFNNADLSEAVIEMTDFTGARLQDAQLNHADMAQAILRSADLAGANLAHSDLTEADLRGTVLRGADLTGCLLDNVRMDSSTTWDETTRWPVGFSPEAVVGAAI from the coding sequence ATGTCCAGCCATCGCGGTCCTCTTTCCCCGATTGCCATCGGGGCCCTGATCATGGCTGCGGGTTTGATCGGCATCGTCGTTGGCCACGTCTCCGCCAAGGGCTGGACCTGGTCGGGCCTGGTCAGTGATGTCGGCAGCTCGGTGGGCGCAGAACTCATCGCCGTCGCGGTCACCGTGCTGATGATCGACCGACTGGCCGAACGGCGTGAATCCGTCAGGCTGCGCCAACAACTCGTGCGCGAAGCAAGCAGCACGGACCACGGGCTCGCCCTCCGCGCCATCCTCGAACTGGACGTCCGTGGCATGCTCGCCGAAGGCGCGCTAGTTGATGCGCGGCTGCAGGACGCGAACCTCCACGACATCGTGCTTGAGGGGCGGGACCTCCACGGAGCCGACTTGGTCGGCGCAAATCTCCGCAAGGCCAACCTCTCGCGCGCCAACGTGACGGACTGCGACTTCAACAATGCCGATCTATCCGAAGCCGTGATTGAGATGACCGACTTCACCGGGGCACGGCTTCAGGACGCCCAGCTGAATCACGCGGACATGGCCCAGGCGATACTCCGGTCCGCCGACCTTGCCGGGGCCAACCTGGCCCACTCCGACCTCACCGAGGCGGACCTGCGAGGCACAGTGCTACGCGGCGCCGATCTGACCGGCTGCCTGCTGGACAACGTCCGCATGGACTCATCGACTACCTGGGATGAGACGACGCGTTGGCCCGTCGGCTTCTCACCGGAGGCAGTCGTCGGCGCGGCGATCTGA
- a CDS encoding formylglycine-generating enzyme family protein: MIPLTPRSRASAPAPGHIGVRLRRLRLASRLSQLELASRMRFPGQIVTEVERGEQAPTERYLEKFVAAVGLPPQQIVVLWEEFRRTPSTAAGASAQGTVRDRGYCPYRGLYAFREQDAPLYHGRSSVARRLVRTIAHVSLAGVVGASGSGKSSLVHAGLIPALRRQEDWAVAAFRPGSHPYAALAGALVELAHPEATVEQNAAAAASMAERMRTGGICSSIEQTVRRLDRPLLVFADQFEELFTHCRDRQEIEQFLAHLADFAQEHPGDTSRAKTVLTLRGDFYGRAVAHRRFSDVLQDHVVNLPPMNRAELRSAIVEPARARQLNLEDGLVDRILDDVGSEPGNLPLLEFALTLLWDRQSSGKLTHTAYEAVGEVVGAIATRAEEVYSALSPQQQDTSRQLLTRLVRVAPIGEEGEDARRRTPVAELAGLARVDEVIAALTDARLLVTDSDEQGRPTVEVSHEAVIRSWNRLRSWLDGDRQFLLWQQRTRRRYEDWRAGPDDPSTALHGRLLAEAEGWLQSQGSDAVASDLQEFIRHSADIHRTEQHQQALAQVEQLLTVKTDELLAVMTQLALHRSVVDERVRQILRGEVELRAGAADDLTHEDIWRLRLFLAGADPVEAAWIGRNLRGIGPRALAVARQILSPIGGVLREQLREALLDTGADGTSARLHAAVLLADTAPPPDDDRWSGIAQRLTAELLEQDQLHLPAWLAALGPVVKYLLESLTATAVDTSVRETVRETAVSVLQEVAADRGDLLARLASGGPEHAYTEVVRRLTQNPILAVHEAAQTELRSILQLPLPPTSTEEKRVELGRYRAAAACTLLRFSRTDGILERMVTAPDPEFATQFAHQAAQREVPAEALTGMLAEAPDTQARYYLMMALGEYRPDSFSTAAQFDRTERLILDLHRSDPSAAVHSAACWLDRRWNHRIDNTEHTAPYDPTGHRAWFTCATPLGGRLTFSVFRPGSLFVGSPEDERERSSYEGPRRPTTLTRSFAVCNAQVTRGEFETFMAQTGRQGLPDISEWSDKPSEPVVAPTWYEAADFGAWLTTQLAPGSAPVEFGADVDDHPVNQAEWAGFRLPTEAEWEYACRAGTTTAYSFGSDRRLIDAYAWTSTNSGLKTHAAGILRPNPAGLFDVHGQCWEWCSDWYALYGSEAESDPRGPESGDRRVLRGGCWNLSARYARSACRNAHIPSNRNYYITFRLALTVPEPAPAWEGGLIPLPWSG, translated from the coding sequence TTGATCCCTCTGACCCCCCGTTCCCGGGCTTCTGCTCCCGCGCCTGGACACATCGGTGTCCGCCTGCGGAGGTTGCGCCTGGCCAGCCGCCTCTCCCAGTTGGAGCTCGCCAGCCGGATGAGGTTTCCCGGACAGATCGTCACCGAGGTCGAGCGCGGCGAACAGGCTCCCACTGAACGCTACTTGGAGAAGTTCGTGGCGGCTGTCGGCCTTCCGCCACAGCAGATCGTCGTTCTGTGGGAGGAGTTCCGGCGCACCCCGTCCACTGCCGCAGGTGCCTCCGCGCAAGGCACGGTCCGGGACCGCGGCTACTGCCCCTATCGCGGCCTGTACGCCTTCCGGGAGCAGGACGCCCCTCTCTACCATGGCCGCTCGAGCGTGGCCCGGCGCCTGGTTCGCACGATCGCGCACGTCTCGCTCGCCGGTGTGGTGGGCGCTTCGGGCAGCGGCAAGTCGTCCCTCGTCCATGCAGGCTTGATCCCCGCGCTGCGACGTCAGGAGGACTGGGCGGTCGCCGCATTCCGGCCCGGCTCCCATCCCTACGCGGCACTGGCCGGCGCGTTGGTCGAACTGGCGCACCCCGAGGCCACCGTGGAGCAGAACGCCGCAGCCGCTGCCAGCATGGCCGAGCGCATGCGTACCGGTGGTATCTGCTCGTCCATCGAGCAGACCGTGCGCCGTCTCGACCGGCCACTGCTTGTCTTCGCCGACCAGTTCGAGGAATTGTTCACGCATTGCCGGGACAGACAGGAGATCGAACAGTTCCTTGCCCACCTTGCCGACTTCGCACAGGAGCATCCCGGTGATACGTCGCGGGCGAAGACTGTCCTGACCCTGCGAGGCGATTTCTACGGCCGGGCCGTCGCGCACCGCCGATTCTCCGACGTGCTCCAGGATCACGTCGTTAATCTGCCTCCGATGAACCGAGCCGAACTGCGCAGCGCCATTGTGGAACCTGCACGAGCGCGACAGCTGAACCTGGAGGACGGTCTGGTCGATCGCATCCTCGACGACGTGGGCAGCGAACCTGGCAACCTACCACTTCTCGAGTTCGCCCTCACGCTGCTGTGGGACCGGCAGTCCTCAGGCAAGCTCACACACACGGCGTACGAGGCGGTCGGCGAGGTCGTAGGGGCGATAGCCACCCGGGCCGAGGAAGTGTACTCGGCCCTATCGCCACAACAGCAGGACACGTCAAGGCAGCTGCTGACACGGCTCGTACGGGTCGCCCCCATCGGCGAGGAGGGCGAGGACGCGCGTCGTCGCACTCCGGTCGCCGAACTCGCTGGCCTCGCCCGCGTCGACGAGGTCATCGCCGCGCTGACGGACGCTCGCCTCCTGGTGACCGACTCCGATGAGCAGGGCCGGCCGACCGTCGAGGTGTCTCACGAGGCGGTAATCCGCAGCTGGAACAGACTAAGGAGCTGGCTTGACGGCGACCGGCAGTTCCTGCTGTGGCAGCAGCGCACCCGCCGCCGCTACGAGGACTGGCGTGCCGGTCCTGACGACCCCTCGACCGCCCTGCACGGTCGACTGCTTGCCGAGGCAGAAGGGTGGCTCCAGTCACAGGGGAGCGATGCCGTGGCCAGCGACCTTCAAGAGTTCATCCGGCACAGTGCGGACATCCACCGAACCGAGCAACACCAGCAGGCCCTAGCGCAAGTGGAACAGCTCCTGACGGTGAAGACCGACGAACTCCTGGCCGTCATGACCCAACTTGCCCTTCACCGTTCAGTCGTTGACGAGCGGGTCCGGCAAATCCTGCGGGGTGAGGTTGAGCTTCGAGCGGGCGCGGCCGACGACCTCACGCATGAGGACATCTGGCGGCTGCGGCTCTTCCTGGCCGGGGCGGACCCGGTCGAGGCAGCGTGGATCGGCCGCAACCTGCGTGGCATCGGCCCTAGGGCGCTTGCGGTTGCTCGGCAGATCTTGTCGCCGATCGGCGGGGTACTGCGGGAGCAGCTCCGGGAGGCGCTGCTCGACACTGGGGCCGATGGGACCAGCGCGCGCTTGCACGCCGCAGTACTCCTTGCGGACACGGCACCCCCTCCCGATGACGATCGTTGGAGCGGCATCGCACAGCGGCTCACCGCCGAACTCCTCGAACAGGACCAGCTCCACCTCCCCGCATGGCTGGCAGCGCTGGGTCCGGTCGTCAAGTATCTGTTGGAGTCACTGACAGCGACTGCGGTGGACACATCCGTACGAGAGACGGTGCGCGAGACCGCCGTGTCGGTCCTCCAGGAGGTTGCGGCCGACCGCGGGGACCTTTTGGCGCGGCTGGCAAGCGGCGGCCCGGAGCACGCGTACACCGAGGTCGTCCGACGCCTCACACAGAACCCGATCCTAGCGGTCCACGAAGCGGCACAGACCGAACTCCGATCCATCCTGCAACTCCCGCTACCACCAACTAGCACTGAGGAAAAGCGAGTTGAACTCGGCCGATATCGCGCCGCCGCCGCTTGCACACTGCTTCGGTTCTCCCGCACAGACGGCATCCTGGAGCGGATGGTGACGGCTCCGGATCCGGAGTTCGCCACCCAGTTCGCTCATCAGGCGGCGCAGCGTGAGGTTCCGGCCGAGGCGCTCACGGGAATGCTGGCGGAGGCCCCGGACACTCAGGCCCGCTACTACCTGATGATGGCGCTCGGCGAGTACCGGCCCGATTCATTCTCCACGGCAGCGCAGTTCGACAGGACCGAGCGCCTCATTCTCGACCTCCACCGCAGCGACCCTTCCGCCGCCGTACACAGCGCCGCCTGCTGGCTCGACCGCCGCTGGAACCACCGCATCGACAACACAGAGCACACTGCGCCATACGACCCCACCGGCCACCGTGCCTGGTTCACCTGTGCCACGCCGCTCGGCGGACGGCTCACCTTCAGCGTGTTCCGCCCGGGAAGCCTGTTCGTGGGTTCCCCGGAGGACGAGCGGGAACGCAGCAGCTACGAGGGTCCAAGGCGTCCCACCACTCTCACCCGGTCGTTCGCCGTGTGCAACGCGCAGGTCACACGTGGCGAGTTCGAGACGTTCATGGCGCAGACCGGGCGACAGGGCCTGCCGGACATCAGCGAGTGGAGCGACAAGCCGTCCGAGCCGGTGGTCGCACCCACCTGGTACGAAGCGGCGGATTTCGGTGCCTGGCTCACGACTCAGCTGGCCCCTGGCTCCGCCCCGGTCGAGTTCGGTGCCGACGTCGACGACCACCCGGTAAACCAAGCCGAATGGGCCGGCTTCCGGCTGCCCACGGAGGCCGAGTGGGAGTACGCATGCCGCGCAGGCACCACCACCGCGTACAGTTTCGGCTCCGATCGTCGACTGATCGACGCGTACGCGTGGACGTCCACGAACTCTGGCCTGAAGACCCACGCGGCGGGTATTCTCCGGCCCAACCCGGCCGGACTCTTCGATGTCCATGGCCAGTGCTGGGAGTGGTGCTCCGACTGGTACGCCCTCTACGGCTCCGAGGCAGAGTCGGATCCTCGCGGCCCTGAATCCGGCGACAGACGAGTCCTGCGCGGAGGCTGCTGGAACCTCAGCGCGCGATACGCCCGATCCGCATGCCGCAACGCTCACATTCCCTCGAATCGCAACTACTACATCACCTTCCGCCTGGCCTTGACCGTTCCTGAGCCCGCCCCTGCATGGGAGGGCGGCCTCATCCCCCTTCCCTGGAGCGGCTGA